Proteins from a genomic interval of Sphingomonas sp. Y38-1Y:
- a CDS encoding septal ring lytic transglycosylase RlpA family protein has translation MPLKHSIVVLGSGLALFAATPAWAEDASAAAETHSVIEKVGEGLASFFGREIAGARTASGEKCDPETLTAAHKTLPFGSLVRVTDALTGNSVIVRINDRGPFSGKRVIDLSKAAARELGILGRGTARVAMSLVARN, from the coding sequence ACTCGATCGTCGTGCTCGGTTCCGGGCTCGCGCTGTTCGCCGCCACGCCCGCCTGGGCCGAGGACGCATCAGCCGCAGCCGAAACGCATTCGGTGATCGAGAAGGTGGGCGAAGGGCTCGCCAGTTTCTTCGGCCGCGAGATCGCCGGCGCCCGCACCGCGAGCGGCGAGAAGTGCGATCCCGAAACGCTGACCGCCGCGCACAAGACGCTTCCGTTCGGCAGCCTCGTCCGCGTGACCGACGCGCTGACCGGCAACAGCGTCATCGTCCGCATCAACGACCGCGGCCCCTTCTCGGGCAAGCGCGTGATCGACCTGTCCAAGGCCGCCGCCCGCGAACTCGGCATCCTTGGCCGCGGCACCGCTCGGGTCGCGATGAGCCTCGTCGCCCGCAACTGA
- the ppc gene encoding phosphoenolpyruvate carboxylase — translation MATLPPIANNPDIRLLGRMLGDVIRAYGGEALFKRIEYIRATSVDRHRGVAGADAIDPGLDRLTLNETLDFVRGFMLFSMLANLAEDRQGIAREEGADVEHALAKLGEHGIDKAKVLALMDGALIVPVLTAHPTEVRRKSMIDHRNRIAELMAMKDRGLDETEDGDSIEEALLRQVALLWQTRVLRRERLFVADEVETALSYLRDVFLPAIPALYAKWDRALGQRCPGFLRAGSWIGGDRDGNPYVTAESLERALARAAETALIHYMDGVHALGAELSISTEIVAVNGDVARLAEASGDNAASRADEPYRRALSGIYARLAATHRELVGKPAPRPGALAGEPYPGPAELRDDLAGIARGLTRSGEGALATGGALGRLIRAVEVFGFHLATLDLRQNSAVHERVVAELLKAARVEDDYAALDEDARVALLRRELASPRPLASPYASYSEETAGELAIVHAAAAAHARYGRQCITQYVISMAQSVSDLLEVHLMLKEAGLWLPGDPPQAHIMVVPLFETVADLEAGADIMRDYLALPEIAAVATARGHQEVMIGYSDSNKDGGYLTSTWQLSRGSAALAPVFEAAGVGMQLFHGRGGSVGRGGGSSFSAIQAQPPGTVQGRIRITEQGEVIAAKYGTRASAMANLEAVTSATLLASLEPERLSADDAARFTAAMDELSTTAFKAYRDLVYGTDGFRQFFRQMTPIAEISGLKIGSRPASRKKSDAIEDLRAIPWVFSWAQARVMLPGWYGVGAAFEAFGDKGLLREMASAWPFFSAMLANMEMVLAKSDMGIAARYAQLVEDDGARETIFGRIKDGWQATHDGLLTITRQTRLLEKSPVLETSIRLRTPYIEPLNLLQIELLKRHRAGEDDPRIGEGILLSINAIATALRNSG, via the coding sequence ATGGCCACGCTCCCCCCGATCGCCAACAATCCCGACATTCGCCTGCTCGGCCGCATGCTCGGTGACGTCATCCGCGCTTATGGCGGGGAGGCGCTGTTCAAGCGGATCGAGTATATTCGCGCGACTTCCGTCGACCGCCATCGCGGTGTCGCCGGCGCCGACGCGATCGATCCCGGCCTCGATCGCCTGACGCTGAACGAGACGCTCGATTTCGTCCGCGGGTTCATGCTGTTCTCGATGCTCGCCAACCTCGCCGAGGATCGGCAGGGGATTGCGCGGGAGGAGGGCGCCGACGTCGAGCATGCGCTCGCCAAACTCGGCGAGCACGGCATCGACAAGGCCAAGGTGCTCGCGCTGATGGACGGCGCGCTGATCGTCCCCGTCCTGACGGCACATCCGACCGAAGTGCGGCGCAAGTCGATGATCGACCACCGCAACCGCATCGCCGAGCTGATGGCGATGAAGGACCGTGGCCTGGACGAGACCGAGGATGGCGACAGCATTGAGGAGGCGCTGCTGCGCCAGGTCGCGCTTCTGTGGCAGACGCGCGTGCTCCGCCGCGAGCGGCTGTTCGTCGCCGACGAGGTCGAGACCGCGCTCAGCTATCTGCGCGACGTGTTCCTGCCGGCGATCCCGGCGCTCTATGCCAAGTGGGACCGCGCCTTGGGGCAGCGCTGCCCCGGCTTCCTGCGCGCGGGCAGCTGGATCGGCGGGGACCGCGACGGCAACCCCTATGTCACCGCCGAATCGCTGGAGCGCGCGCTCGCGCGGGCGGCGGAGACGGCGCTGATCCACTATATGGACGGTGTCCATGCGCTGGGTGCCGAGCTGTCGATCTCGACCGAGATCGTTGCGGTCAACGGCGACGTTGCACGGCTGGCCGAGGCGAGCGGCGACAATGCCGCCAGTCGTGCCGACGAACCCTATCGCCGCGCGCTGTCGGGCATCTATGCGCGCCTGGCCGCCACGCACCGCGAACTGGTCGGCAAGCCTGCGCCGCGCCCTGGCGCGCTTGCCGGCGAACCCTATCCCGGTCCTGCCGAGCTGCGTGACGACCTGGCCGGCATCGCCCGCGGGCTGACGAGGTCGGGCGAGGGCGCGCTCGCGACCGGCGGCGCGCTCGGCCGGCTGATCCGCGCGGTCGAGGTGTTCGGCTTCCACCTCGCGACGCTCGACTTGCGCCAGAACTCGGCGGTCCACGAGCGGGTGGTGGCCGAGCTACTCAAGGCCGCCAGGGTCGAGGACGATTATGCCGCGTTGGACGAGGACGCGCGCGTCGCGCTGCTCCGTCGCGAGCTCGCCAGCCCGCGTCCGCTCGCCAGCCCCTATGCCAGCTATTCGGAGGAAACCGCCGGCGAGCTCGCGATCGTCCACGCCGCTGCGGCGGCGCACGCGCGCTATGGCCGGCAGTGTATCACCCAGTACGTCATCTCGATGGCGCAGTCGGTCAGCGACCTGCTCGAAGTGCATCTGATGCTCAAGGAAGCGGGGCTGTGGCTGCCCGGGGATCCGCCCCAAGCGCACATCATGGTCGTGCCGCTGTTCGAGACCGTCGCCGATCTGGAAGCGGGCGCCGACATCATGCGCGACTATCTGGCGCTGCCGGAGATCGCCGCGGTCGCGACCGCGCGCGGGCATCAGGAAGTGATGATCGGCTATTCGGATTCGAACAAGGATGGCGGCTATCTGACCTCGACCTGGCAATTGTCGCGCGGGTCGGCGGCGCTGGCGCCGGTGTTCGAGGCGGCGGGCGTCGGCATGCAGCTGTTCCACGGTCGCGGCGGATCGGTCGGACGCGGTGGCGGTTCGTCCTTCTCGGCGATCCAGGCGCAGCCGCCCGGCACCGTCCAGGGCCGCATCCGCATCACCGAGCAGGGCGAAGTGATCGCCGCCAAATACGGCACGCGTGCGAGCGCGATGGCCAATCTGGAGGCGGTGACGTCGGCGACTCTGCTCGCCAGCCTGGAGCCCGAGCGGCTGTCGGCGGACGATGCCGCCCGCTTCACTGCGGCGATGGACGAGCTGTCGACGACCGCGTTCAAGGCGTATCGTGACCTCGTCTACGGCACCGACGGCTTCCGCCAGTTCTTTCGCCAGATGACGCCGATCGCCGAGATCTCCGGGCTCAAGATCGGCTCACGCCCGGCTAGCCGCAAGAAATCCGACGCGATCGAGGATCTGCGCGCGATCCCCTGGGTGTTCAGCTGGGCACAGGCGCGGGTGATGCTGCCCGGCTGGTACGGGGTCGGCGCGGCGTTCGAGGCGTTCGGCGACAAGGGCCTGCTGCGCGAGATGGCGTCGGCCTGGCCGTTCTTCTCGGCGATGCTCGCCAACATGGAGATGGTGCTCGCCAAGTCCGACATGGGCATCGCCGCGCGCTACGCGCAGCTTGTCGAGGACGACGGCGCGCGCGAGACGATCTTCGGCCGGATCAAGGATGGCTGGCAGGCGACGCACGACGGCCTGCTGACCATCACCCGCCAGACGCGGCTGCTCGAGAAGAGTCCGGTGCTCGAAACCTCGATCCGGCTGCGCACGCCCTATATCGAGCCGCTCAACCTCCTCCAGATCGAACTCCTCAAGCGCCACCGGGCGGGCGAGGACGATCCGCGCATCGGCGAAGGCATCCTCCTGTCGATCAACGCGATCGCGACCGCGCTCCGCAACAGCGGGTGA
- a CDS encoding ABC transporter ATP-binding protein has protein sequence MTEAAISIRDLCKTYSGGKRALDGVSFDVPRGQVFGLLGPNGAGKSTLINILAGLVNKTSGSASIWGFDIDAHPRNAKASIGIVNQEITFDPFFTPLETLENQAGFYGVPRAKRRSMDLLRAMGLEDKAGAYSRTLSGGMKRRLMVAKAMVHSPPVIVLDEPTAGVDIELRRQLWDYVRGLNARGVTVVLTTHYLEEAEELCDRIAIINHGRVIANEPTRALIGMAQEKQVVVTLDRDIGEAPTNICFEKVEAVGERSLAITYRKDRANAGEVLAAVTRDGYGIVDVTTREADLEDVFLNLTRAANAA, from the coding sequence ATGACCGAAGCCGCCATCTCGATCCGCGATCTGTGCAAGACCTATTCGGGCGGCAAGCGCGCGCTCGACGGGGTGAGCTTCGACGTGCCGCGCGGGCAGGTGTTCGGGCTGCTCGGGCCCAATGGTGCGGGCAAGTCGACGCTCATCAACATTCTGGCGGGCCTCGTGAACAAGACGAGCGGCAGCGCCTCGATCTGGGGCTTCGACATCGACGCGCACCCGCGCAACGCCAAGGCGTCGATCGGCATCGTCAATCAGGAAATCACCTTCGACCCCTTCTTCACCCCCCTGGAGACGCTGGAAAACCAGGCCGGCTTCTATGGCGTGCCGAGAGCCAAGCGCCGCAGCATGGACCTGCTCCGCGCGATGGGGCTGGAGGACAAGGCGGGCGCCTATTCGCGGACGCTGTCGGGGGGCATGAAGCGGCGACTGATGGTGGCCAAGGCGATGGTGCATTCGCCCCCCGTCATCGTCCTCGACGAGCCGACCGCGGGCGTCGATATCGAGCTTCGCCGCCAGCTCTGGGACTATGTCCGCGGCCTCAATGCGCGCGGGGTGACGGTGGTGCTGACGACGCACTATCTGGAAGAGGCCGAGGAGCTGTGCGACCGCATCGCCATCATCAATCATGGCCGCGTGATCGCCAACGAGCCGACGCGCGCGCTGATCGGCATGGCGCAGGAAAAGCAGGTCGTCGTCACCCTCGATCGCGACATCGGCGAGGCGCCGACCAATATCTGCTTCGAGAAGGTCGAGGCGGTGGGCGAGCGCAGCCTCGCCATAACCTATCGCAAGGATCGCGCGAATGCGGGCGAGGTGCTCGCCGCGGTGACGCGCGACGGCTATGGCATCGTCGACGTGACGACGCGGGAAGCCGATCTGGAAGACGTCTTCCTCAACCTGACCCGCGCCGCCAACGCCGCCTAG
- a CDS encoding FMN-dependent NADH-azoreductase produces the protein MNILHIDSSIQGDASASRQLSAAIADRLRRGHPNADYRHRDLIEAPTPHLTLDTVMAGDNELLAEFLAADTVVIGAPLYNFTIPSQLKAWFDHVIVAGRTFQYGAEGPVGLVPDKRVIVAVARGGVYAEGSPYAPYEHAETLMRVLLGFIGVTRPEFIVAEGLKLGDEPRAAALAAASAQVEALAT, from the coding sequence ATGAACATCCTCCACATCGATTCCAGCATCCAAGGCGACGCCTCCGCGAGCCGACAGCTTTCCGCCGCGATCGCCGATCGCCTGCGCCGCGGGCATCCCAATGCCGACTATCGGCACCGCGATCTGATCGAAGCGCCGACGCCGCACCTGACGCTCGACACGGTCATGGCGGGCGACAACGAACTGCTCGCCGAGTTCCTCGCCGCCGACACGGTCGTGATCGGCGCCCCGCTCTACAACTTCACCATCCCCAGCCAGCTCAAGGCGTGGTTCGACCACGTCATCGTCGCGGGACGCACGTTCCAATATGGCGCCGAGGGTCCGGTTGGCCTCGTTCCGGACAAGCGCGTGATCGTCGCGGTCGCCCGCGGCGGCGTCTATGCCGAGGGTTCGCCCTACGCCCCCTATGAACATGCCGAAACGCTGATGCGCGTGCTGCTCGGCTTCATCGGCGTCACCCGGCCCGAATTTATCGTGGCCGAGGGGCTGAAGCTGGGTGACGAGCCGCGCGCTGCCGCGCTCGCGGCGGCGTCGGCGCAGGTCGAGGCGCTCGCGACCTAG
- a CDS encoding helix-turn-helix domain-containing protein: protein MNLPAHPGINSDCRRVAAIAGAVGDKWMMPVVGVLGAGPRRFNDIRRTVGGISQQMLTRTLRSLERDGMVTRTVHPTVPPQVEYALSPLGVSLAERMHGLGAWAHQHLEEIEDHRARFDCAD from the coding sequence ATGAATCTGCCTGCTCATCCCGGCATCAATTCGGACTGCCGCCGTGTCGCCGCCATCGCCGGCGCCGTCGGTGACAAGTGGATGATGCCGGTCGTCGGCGTGCTCGGCGCCGGGCCGCGCCGCTTCAACGACATTCGCCGGACGGTCGGCGGCATCTCGCAGCAGATGCTGACGCGTACGCTCCGGTCGCTGGAACGCGACGGGATGGTGACGCGTACCGTCCATCCCACGGTCCCGCCACAGGTCGAGTACGCGCTGTCGCCGCTCGGTGTTTCGCTGGCGGAGCGGATGCACGGGCTCGGCGCCTGGGCGCACCAGCATCTGGAAGAGATCGAGGACCACCGCGCCCGCTTCGATTGCGCGGATTGA
- the nadB gene encoding L-aspartate oxidase yields the protein MSDPHPTDVLVIGSGAAGLTAALNLADRFRVTVLAKGRLDEGSTAWAQGGIAAVLEPGDTFDNHVEDTMVAGAGLNDRDVVEFVVERAPAAIERLAELGVPFNLAEDGGEGWHLTREGGHSHRRIVHVDDATGWAVQVALLRAAEAHPNITLVPDMVAVDLATSRHELRYSGAGNVWGVYAYNRTTAQVELYTARATVLATGGAGRTYLFSTAPRGATGDGIAMAWRAGARVSNMEFMQFHPTCLYNLEVKNFLITEAVRGEGGRLINPVTGKRFMPYYDADRLELAPRDVVARAIDAEIKRFGLDYVHLDISHRGPDFVKAHFPTIHAKLLGLGIDMTTGPIPVVPAQHYTCGGVVVDRDGRTDLPGLYAAGEVSQSGLHGANRLASNSLLECFVYGEAAAAHIAAQWDGLPPPPPIRAWDESRVTDSDEEVVIKQNWTEIRRFMWNYVGIVRTTKRLERAAHRIKMMQEEVADYYGHFRVTPDLIELRNLLQSAELIVRSALHRKESRGLHYTLDYPRTVEPPQDTVLIP from the coding sequence ATGAGCGATCCCCATCCCACTGACGTGCTCGTCATCGGCTCCGGCGCCGCTGGCCTCACTGCCGCGCTCAACCTTGCCGACCGGTTCCGCGTCACCGTGCTCGCCAAGGGCCGGCTGGACGAGGGATCGACCGCCTGGGCGCAGGGCGGCATCGCCGCGGTGCTGGAGCCCGGCGACACCTTCGACAACCATGTCGAGGATACGATGGTCGCGGGCGCCGGCCTGAACGATCGCGACGTCGTCGAGTTCGTCGTCGAGCGCGCACCCGCCGCGATCGAGCGGCTGGCCGAGCTCGGCGTGCCGTTCAACTTGGCCGAGGATGGCGGCGAAGGCTGGCACCTGACCCGAGAGGGTGGGCACAGCCATCGTCGGATCGTCCATGTCGACGACGCGACGGGCTGGGCCGTGCAGGTGGCGCTGCTGCGCGCCGCGGAGGCACACCCCAACATCACGCTCGTCCCCGACATGGTCGCGGTCGACCTGGCAACCAGCCGGCATGAGCTTCGCTATTCGGGCGCGGGCAATGTCTGGGGCGTCTATGCCTATAACCGCACAACCGCGCAGGTGGAGCTTTACACCGCGCGCGCAACGGTGCTTGCGACCGGCGGGGCGGGGCGGACCTATCTGTTCTCGACCGCGCCGCGCGGCGCGACCGGCGACGGTATCGCGATGGCGTGGCGGGCGGGTGCGCGCGTCTCCAACATGGAATTCATGCAGTTCCACCCGACCTGCCTCTACAATCTGGAGGTCAAGAACTTCCTGATCACCGAGGCGGTGCGCGGCGAGGGTGGGCGGCTCATCAACCCCGTCACGGGCAAGCGCTTCATGCCCTATTACGACGCCGACCGGCTGGAGCTGGCGCCGCGCGACGTGGTGGCGCGTGCGATCGATGCGGAGATCAAGCGGTTCGGCCTCGATTACGTCCATCTCGACATCAGCCATCGCGGGCCCGATTTCGTGAAGGCGCATTTCCCGACGATCCACGCCAAGCTGCTGGGGCTCGGCATTGACATGACCACCGGGCCGATCCCGGTAGTGCCGGCGCAGCACTATACGTGCGGCGGGGTCGTCGTGGACCGGGATGGGCGCACCGACCTGCCCGGCCTCTACGCCGCGGGCGAGGTAAGCCAGTCGGGGCTGCACGGCGCCAATCGGCTCGCCTCCAATTCGCTCCTAGAATGCTTCGTCTATGGCGAGGCGGCGGCGGCGCACATCGCGGCACAATGGGACGGCCTGCCGCCGCCCCCGCCGATCCGCGCCTGGGACGAGAGCCGCGTCACCGACAGCGACGAGGAAGTCGTCATCAAGCAGAACTGGACCGAAATCCGGCGCTTCATGTGGAACTATGTCGGCATCGTCCGCACCACCAAGCGGCTGGAGCGTGCCGCGCACCGCATCAAGATGATGCAGGAAGAGGTCGCCGACTATTACGGCCATTTTCGCGTCACCCCCGACCTGATCGAGCTGCGCAACCTGCTCCAGTCGGCCGAATTGATCGTGCGATCCGCGCTCCACCGCAAGGAGAGCCGCGGGCTGCACTACACGCTCGACTACCCCAGGACGGTGGAGCCGCCGCAGGACACGGTGCTGATCCCCTAG
- a CDS encoding serine hydrolase, whose translation MVLSRFSVLERALTLGGLAPLALIGAAPQQQDGRITELLPPGYVHGSAPPQSQVVIPAPTPLVTDINSLVGGFGGKVGVAVKSIDAGWMVAKNGDVPMPQQSVSKLWVTLTALDQIDQGRISLDDPLTITQSDLTLFHQPIASLLKNGVYQTTVRELIRRAMTMSDNTANDRLLRHVGGPTAVNAFITRHSLGAIKFGPGERLLQSRTAGLAWKQDYAMGRAFQAARAKLPPNVRQAAFNSYVANPIDGAAAASIANALTKLRRGELLSPASTSYLIGVMESSRTGHARLRASVPPGWRLAHKTGTGQDLMGRTAGFNDVGILTAPDGRAYAVAVMIGETSRPTQDRQKLMQNVVARVVAYHDSEAPQRLMAE comes from the coding sequence ATGGTTTTATCGCGATTTTCGGTGCTTGAGCGCGCGTTGACGCTGGGCGGGCTGGCGCCGCTGGCGCTGATCGGCGCTGCACCCCAGCAGCAGGACGGCCGCATCACCGAGCTCCTGCCACCGGGCTATGTCCATGGCAGTGCGCCGCCGCAGTCGCAGGTGGTGATCCCCGCGCCGACGCCGCTCGTCACCGACATCAACAGCCTGGTCGGCGGCTTCGGCGGCAAGGTCGGCGTGGCGGTCAAGAGCATCGATGCCGGCTGGATGGTCGCCAAGAACGGCGACGTGCCGATGCCGCAGCAATCGGTCAGCAAGCTGTGGGTGACGCTGACCGCGCTCGACCAGATCGACCAGGGGCGCATCAGCCTCGACGATCCGCTGACGATCACGCAGAGCGACCTGACGCTGTTCCACCAGCCGATCGCCTCCTTGCTCAAGAACGGCGTCTATCAGACGACGGTGCGCGAGCTGATCCGACGCGCGATGACGATGAGCGACAACACCGCCAATGACCGGCTGTTGCGGCATGTCGGCGGACCGACGGCGGTCAACGCGTTCATCACGCGCCACTCGCTGGGCGCGATCAAGTTCGGGCCGGGCGAGCGGCTGCTGCAAAGCCGTACCGCGGGCCTTGCCTGGAAGCAGGATTACGCGATGGGCCGCGCGTTCCAGGCGGCGCGCGCCAAGCTGCCGCCGAACGTGCGCCAGGCGGCGTTCAACTCCTATGTCGCCAACCCGATCGACGGGGCGGCCGCCGCATCGATCGCCAACGCGCTGACCAAGCTTCGCCGGGGCGAGCTCTTGTCGCCCGCGTCGACCAGCTACCTCATCGGCGTGATGGAAAGCTCGCGCACCGGTCACGCGCGGCTGCGCGCGAGCGTGCCGCCGGGCTGGCGGCTGGCGCACAAGACCGGCACGGGCCAGGATCTGATGGGACGGACCGCTGGCTTCAACGATGTCGGTATCCTGACCGCGCCCGATGGCCGCGCCTATGCCGTGGCGGTGATGATCGGCGAGACGTCGCGTCCCACACAGGACCGGCAGAAGCTGATGCAGAACGTCGTCGCGCGGGTCGTCGCCTATCACGACAGCGAGGCGCCGCAGCGGCTGATGGCGGAGTAA
- a CDS encoding lipopolysaccharide biosynthesis protein, translating to MTAPAAPIPPDAAEDDIAALAKGGRTNIIGFALRLAARLPFLFIAGRVYGPEIVGRFAIAVLVVELAALLATLGLKRGLAQALASTDRPHAHVVWDALAVALILSLIASAVLFVFPEIMYPNSAVIGLERLLPMVVFAVACSDISLAALAYRHNVKAAVTARAVIEPWTISIAAWLLSYVSSRDGLIIAYVLSMAAALAASIVPFVRSYGVPSGWRPHLTPMFALARANAPLAGADAIEWGTRNVDRFILGLVFPPAAVGIYYMAQQVASLPQKLKTSFDPVLGPVITHRLAENDRTAVAAQIRQVGFWIMAAQAALALIGGIPAEGVMGVVGPEFVAGAGALCFLLLAEVLAANGAVAEAGLVYVARHRNLMLSIAIIGIQLALTFALLFLARSLGWPQGWAAAMPAVALALSLGLGSILKSLLLARLLGAPVSSWRWPWVWAVLATSVVGWAFVQLPPELEWAELTIGIPVMLLVYGFIIWRWAFKREDRALFERTPVAEIAPERPI from the coding sequence GTGACCGCGCCCGCCGCCCCCATCCCGCCCGACGCGGCCGAAGACGATATCGCGGCGCTGGCCAAGGGTGGGCGGACCAACATCATCGGCTTCGCGCTGCGGCTCGCCGCGCGGCTCCCGTTCCTGTTCATCGCCGGGCGAGTCTATGGGCCGGAGATCGTCGGGCGCTTCGCCATCGCAGTGCTGGTGGTCGAGCTGGCGGCCTTGCTCGCGACCCTGGGCCTCAAGCGCGGCCTCGCGCAGGCGCTCGCCTCGACCGACCGGCCGCATGCGCATGTCGTGTGGGACGCGCTCGCAGTCGCGCTGATCCTGTCGCTGATCGCCAGTGCGGTGCTCTTCGTCTTTCCCGAGATCATGTACCCCAACAGCGCGGTGATCGGGCTGGAGCGGCTGCTGCCGATGGTGGTGTTCGCCGTCGCCTGCTCGGACATCTCGCTCGCCGCGCTCGCCTATCGCCACAACGTCAAGGCGGCAGTGACGGCGCGCGCGGTGATCGAGCCCTGGACGATCAGCATCGCCGCGTGGCTGCTCTCCTATGTCTCGTCGCGCGACGGGCTCATCATCGCCTATGTGTTGTCGATGGCGGCGGCGCTCGCCGCCAGCATCGTGCCGTTCGTGCGCAGCTATGGCGTGCCGAGCGGCTGGCGGCCGCACCTGACGCCGATGTTCGCGCTTGCCAGAGCCAACGCGCCGCTCGCCGGTGCCGACGCGATCGAATGGGGGACGCGCAACGTCGACCGCTTCATCCTGGGCCTCGTCTTCCCGCCCGCGGCGGTCGGCATCTATTATATGGCGCAGCAGGTCGCCTCCTTGCCGCAGAAGCTGAAGACCAGCTTCGACCCCGTGCTCGGCCCCGTCATCACCCATCGCCTCGCCGAGAACGACCGGACGGCGGTGGCGGCGCAGATCCGGCAGGTCGGCTTCTGGATTATGGCGGCGCAAGCGGCGCTGGCGCTGATCGGTGGTATCCCGGCCGAGGGCGTGATGGGGGTGGTCGGCCCGGAGTTCGTCGCGGGTGCGGGCGCGCTCTGCTTCCTGCTGCTCGCCGAGGTGCTCGCGGCCAACGGCGCGGTGGCAGAGGCGGGACTGGTCTATGTCGCGCGGCACCGCAACCTGATGCTGTCGATCGCGATCATCGGCATCCAGCTCGCGCTCACCTTTGCCCTCCTGTTCCTCGCGCGATCGCTCGGCTGGCCTCAGGGCTGGGCCGCGGCGATGCCGGCGGTCGCGCTGGCGCTGTCGCTGGGGCTGGGCTCGATCCTGAAGTCGCTGCTGCTCGCCCGGCTGCTCGGCGCGCCCGTTTCGTCATGGCGCTGGCCGTGGGTCTGGGCGGTGCTCGCGACTAGCGTGGTCGGATGGGCGTTCGTCCAGTTGCCGCCCGAGCTCGAATGGGCGGAGCTGACGATCGGCATCCCGGTGATGCTGCTCGTCTATGGCTTCATCATCTGGCGCTGGGCATTCAAGCGCGAGGATCGCGCACTGTTCGAGCGGACACCCGTGGCCGAGATCGCGCCGGAACGACCGATCTAG